DNA from Bradyrhizobium japonicum USDA 6:
CGAAAGGTCCGCCAGGGATCCAATATTGCAAGGGCGCGACTTGCGCATGAGCCGGTGCTCCGCCGAGGCAGAGCACGACAAGAAGAGGTGCAAGACCGCAAGAACGTGCAAGGATGGGCATTCGGAAACCGTCAAAAAGGTCACAAATCATACCCTCAGGACGCCGCGAATGCCAGCCGACCGATACCGGCGGTCACGCCATCCGGTTCCCCGATCACCTCTTCCTGACGCGTTGAACCTCCCCCGTGGCGGCTTGACCCACATTGGGGGCACCTCAGCATGGAGGCTGTCATGGAGGTCAATTCCGACAGGTTGAATGCCTTTATGGGCAAGATGATCACCGAGGTCGGGGCCGCGATGAATGCATCGCTGGTCCTGCTGGGCGACAAGCTCGGCCTCTACCGCGCCCTCGCCGCCAAGGGACCCATGAGCTCTGCCGAGCTCGCAAGCGCCACCGGAACGAACGAACGCTACGTCCGCGAGTGGCTGGCGAGCCAGGCGGCTTCTGGTTACGTCGAATACGATTCCACTTCCGGCAAGTTCTCGATGCTGCCCGAGCAGGCGATGGCGCTTGCCGATGATGACAGCCCGGTCTTCCTCGGCGCGGTCGGCAATGTCATTGCCGCGGCGTTCCTCGACGAACCGAAAATTACGGACGCATTCAAGTCCGGTAAGGGCGTCGGCTGGAATCGTCGCAGCGAGTGCCTGTTCTGCGGCACCGCCCGGTTCTTCCGTACCGGCTACATGCATCATCTGGTGCAGGAGTGGCTGCCCGCGCTCGAAGGCGTCGTGGACAAGCTGAAGCGCGGCGCCAAGGTCGCCGATGTCGGCTGCGGGCACGGCATCTCGACCCGGCTGATGGCGGAGGCCTTCCCGAACTCCCGCTTCTACGGCTTCGACTATCACGAGGGCTCGATCGCGGCCGCACGAAAGGCGGCCACTGAGGCGAAGCTGGGCGATCGTGTCAGCTTCGCGGTTCACTCGGCGAAGAACTATCCTGCCGAGGGCTATGATCTCGTCTGCTTCTTCGATTGCCTGCACGACATGGGCGATCCCGTCGGCGCGATCAGCCACGTGCGCGAGACCATGGCCAAGGACGGCACCTGCATGCTGGTCGAGCCGTTCGCAGGCGACCGCCTCGAAGACAATCTCAACCCGGTCGGGCGGGTCTACTATGCGGCGTCGACCATGATCTGCACGCCGGCCTCGCTCGATCAGGAGGTCGGCCTCGCGCTGGGCGCTCAAGCCGGCGAGGCAAGGCTGCGCAAGGTCGCCAGCGAAGGCGGCCTGTCGCGCTTCCGCCGTGCCGCCGAAACACCCTTCAACCTGATCCTGGAGGCCCGGATCTGATCCAACGGCGGACGCGCGCGGCCCGCGATGTCAGGCCGCGTCGTCCGTTCCCATGCCGAACGTGAGCTGATTGCCGTCGGCATCGACGACGTCGAAATCGCGCATGCTATAGTCACGGTCCTCCGGCCGGTTGAGCAGCCTGGCGCCGCGTCCCGATAGTTCGGCATAGACCTGATCGACGTCGCTGACGAAGATGCAGATGCCGCCGTGCCCGGGCATCCGCTTCGTTGCCGCCGCCGCAAGCAGATGCAGGCCGACCTCGTCACGGCACAGGCAGGCGTAGGACGGAGGCTGACCGTATTCGAAGGTGACCTCGAAGCCGAGCACGTCGCGGTAATAGGCGAGGCTGGCTGTGATGTCGGACACGACGAAGACGGTGGCGGAGCCGGCCATCATCGGGTGTTCGTCGGTCATTGGTCCCTCCATCCGGCAAGCAATCTCCTGCACGCAGTCTAGCATGCGCGCCGGAGGTCTTGCACGGCCCAAGCCGCACCGTAAGCTGTCGCCCGAACAAGGCGGAAGCGCCGAACGACAGCGTGCCGCCACCGCTCGCCGCGAAATAACCGCGCCACCACCGCGATCGATACCGCACGTTTCCTGAAAGCATGGAGAACCCGGTGACGTCTGACGATCCCGTCGCCTACGAACGCGCGGGCAACATCGCCCGCATCACGCTGCGCCGCCCGCCCGTCAATGCCCTGAGCCTCGAGGTCATCCGTGCGGTGGTCGCGGCCCTGCGTCGCGCAGCGAACGATCCGGAAGCACGCGTTGTCGTGCTGGCGAGCGCGATCGCCAAGCGCTTTTCGGCCGGCCTCGACCTCGACATCCTGCTGGGCAAATCCGGCGCCGAGATCCGCGAATTCCTCCAGGCGCTCTATATCGACCTTTACGACGCCCAGTATGGGCTTGGAAAGCCGTCGATCGCCGCGGTCGGAGGCGCAGCGCGCGGCGGCGGCATGACCATGGCGGTGTCCTGCGACGTGGTGCTGGCGGCCGGGAGCGCGACGTTCGGCTATCCCGAGATCGACGTCGGCGTCATTCCCGCGATCCACTACGCACACCTGCCGCGCATCGTCGGACGTCATCGCGCGTTCGAGCTGCTATTCACCGGCCGCGTCTTCACCGCCACTGAGGCGCACGAGCTCGGCGTGGTGAACCGCGTCGTCGACGATGCCGGGCTCGAGGCCGAAGTGCTGAAGCTCGCGGCGCAATTCGCCGGCAAGTCGGCCGCCGTGCTGCGGATGGGCCGCGCCGCCTTCATGCGCCAGATCGATCTCGACTACCGGCGCAGCATCGCAAGTGCAGTCGACGATTTCTGCAATGTCGCGACGTCGGACGAGGCGCAGGAGGGTTTGAGGGCGTTCGTCGAGAAGCGGGCGCCGAAATGGTGAGGGGCCGCAGGCCGCCCAGGGCGGCTGAGGTTCAGGCTGTCTTATCTACCGAGGACGAGGAATCCGCGGGCGGATATTTCGTCACCGGCACAGTGAAGGATTTGGAGCCGACCTGGTAGATGATCTTGCCGCTTTGTCCGTCGTCGGTCGAGATCTGCGACTGCCCGAACATGATGACGTTCCTGTAGACGTAGCCGGTGCCCTGGCGGGTGATACCGTCGGTGGTGACGCTGACCGTCGCCTCCTTGCCGCTGATGGCCAGCACGCGAAAGCTCGCGCTCTTGCCGATGTCGGCAGAATAGCCGCCCCAGCTTCCCATGAGGATGCTGTCGGAACCCGGCGCCGCCTGTTTCTGCAAAGTTGCGCTCTGGTTGCCAACGCCCGAGGAGAACAGGAGCACCAGGTTCTTGCCGTCCTTGGTGCCGACCGTGACGTTGCCGTAGCTTATGGTTGCACCATTGACCTCGCCGATACCGCGCTCGGTGTACCCGTTATGGGTGTACTCGATCTGGGCCCTTGCCCCGCGGATGTTCACGACCTTGAAGCCGACGGCCTGGTTGTTGCCGGCCCAATTGCCCTTCCAGTCACCAATCAGACCGCTCTGGTGATACACCCGCTCGTTGGCGGGCGAAATCTGGCTGGTGCTCGATGTGACGATGGCCATTGGATTGCTCGGCGGATTTGTCTGACAGACCCGCTTCTGTTCGCGCGCCGGACGGCGAAGTCAGAACTTAATCCGGAAACAACGGGAAGCAGGCCGATTAGGGCCACGCAGCAGTTAACGCATGGTTAAATTCGACCGCGCGCGGGACAGGGCAAAAGGTCTCATTCGGGGAGCGCGGATCAGCGCCCCCAGCGGTCCGACCAGATCTTCTCGCCAATCAAGCAGCTGACCCGTGGCTCCTTGTCGGCAACGCGCCTCACGGGGCGCTCCGGCACGCGGCCGGCGACCTCCATCAGGAGCTTGGTGCGGATCGCTTCCTTGAACTTGTCGCGATCCTTGATCGTGATGACGAAGGAGCCGGGACCGCCGATGACGCAGTCCTCATAGTAATAGTCGAGATTGTCGATATCCATGGTCGAATAGGACGGCTCCTTGACCATGATCGGCAGGCCGTTGATGACGATGCCCTTCTCGAGCGCGGCGTCGCGCGCCGCCGTCACCGGACCGCCATTGTTGTTGGGGCCGTCACCGGAAATGTCGATCACGCGGCGCAAGCCGCGATAGGGATCCTCGTCGAACAACGGCATCGCGAACGTGATCGCTCCAGAGATCGAGGTGCGCGAGGCCCGCCGGATCGGCGTCTTCAAGATCTCGGCGGCGACCGCATCCGCCGTCTCCGGTCCGTCGACCAGCCGCCACGGGATGATGATCTTCTGATCGCTGGAAGCGGCCCATTCGAAGTAAGTCACCGCGATCCGGCCATTGGGCCCGAGCTTCAGCGCCTGGAGGAATTCCTTCGACTGGATCGCCTGCGCATAGCCTTCGCGCTGGATCGCGAGCTCGTCCATGTCCATGGAGTAGGAGACGTCGACCGCGAGGATCAGCTCGACATCGACCGTCTGCGCGTCCCGGTCGGCCGCTAGCCGTTGTGGCGGATTCCTAGCCGGTTCAAATTTGGGCCCTGGTGCCGCGATGCCCGCGACGTCCCCTCCGGCGAGCACGCCGGCCACCAGCACAGCCCCGATCGAGAACAGCATGCGCATCGCAGTCTCCCGTCGTATGACGCGATGGTGACATGCAATCGCCTTGCCGCAAAGTGCGAAGATCGCTTGCGCTTCACATTCCGGTTAGGAATTCGCGAGTTGGGAATGCGCACGTCACGCAAAGCTGCCGCCGTGTTGCCGCGCTTGCGCCACGGGGACACGCGCGATCGCTCACACCATCATTCCAGGGCGTCCAGCAACAGAGCCGAGGACAGACCTTCCCCGCCCACTTGTCCGGTGCGATTTCCATGCTAGGCTGACCATACAGATGGGGATGGAGTCCCCCGACAACCGCCCGTCGGCCTGTAACCGTAGTGGGCTGATGACTCCTGCTCGAGGAGGGGCAATCTCAAAGCCTCGGCCTTTGGCGGGAGCATGGACAAACCCGCCGATGGCGGGTTTTTGTTGCCTGAAGGCGAAGGTCAGGGCGTGACGACGACGACACCGAATGCTGCGCGTGCGGGGCTGCCCAGGGGGATCTGGGTGCTCGGCTTCGTCTCGATGCTGATGGACGTCTCCTCCGAGATGATCCACGCGCTGCTGCCGGTCTATCTCGTCACCGTGCTCGGGGCCTCCACGCTCACGGTCGGCTTCATCGAGGGCATTGCCGAAGCGACCGCCTCGATCACGAAGATCTTCTCCGGTGCATTGTCAGACTGGCTCGGCCGGCGCAAGCTCCTCGCGGCGCTCGGCTACGGGCTGGCCGCGCTGACAAAACCACTGTTCCCGCTTGCCCCCAGCGTCGGTTGGCTGATTGCCGCGCGCTTCATCGACCGCGTCGGCAAGGGTATTCGCGGCGCACCGCGCGATGCGCTGATCGCCGATATCGCACCTGCGGGTCTGCGCGGCGCGAGCTTCGGCCTGCGGCAGTCGCTCGACACCATCGGCGCATTCGTCGGACCGCTCGTGGCGATCGGCCTGATGTGGTGGAC
Protein-coding regions in this window:
- a CDS encoding enoyl-CoA hydratase/isomerase family protein; translation: MTSDDPVAYERAGNIARITLRRPPVNALSLEVIRAVVAALRRAANDPEARVVVLASAIAKRFSAGLDLDILLGKSGAEIREFLQALYIDLYDAQYGLGKPSIAAVGGAARGGGMTMAVSCDVVLAAGSATFGYPEIDVGVIPAIHYAHLPRIVGRHRAFELLFTGRVFTATEAHELGVVNRVVDDAGLEAEVLKLAAQFAGKSAAVLRMGRAAFMRQIDLDYRRSIASAVDDFCNVATSDEAQEGLRAFVEKRAPKW
- a CDS encoding DUF1194 domain-containing protein, which translates into the protein MRMLFSIGAVLVAGVLAGGDVAGIAAPGPKFEPARNPPQRLAADRDAQTVDVELILAVDVSYSMDMDELAIQREGYAQAIQSKEFLQALKLGPNGRIAVTYFEWAASSDQKIIIPWRLVDGPETADAVAAEILKTPIRRASRTSISGAITFAMPLFDEDPYRGLRRVIDISGDGPNNNGGPVTAARDAALEKGIVINGLPIMVKEPSYSTMDIDNLDYYYEDCVIGGPGSFVITIKDRDKFKEAIRTKLLMEVAGRVPERPVRRVADKEPRVSCLIGEKIWSDRWGR
- a CDS encoding bleomycin resistance protein, giving the protein MTDEHPMMAGSATVFVVSDITASLAYYRDVLGFEVTFEYGQPPSYACLCRDEVGLHLLAAAATKRMPGHGGICIFVSDVDQVYAELSGRGARLLNRPEDRDYSMRDFDVVDADGNQLTFGMGTDDAA
- a CDS encoding class I SAM-dependent methyltransferase, whose protein sequence is MEVNSDRLNAFMGKMITEVGAAMNASLVLLGDKLGLYRALAAKGPMSSAELASATGTNERYVREWLASQAASGYVEYDSTSGKFSMLPEQAMALADDDSPVFLGAVGNVIAAAFLDEPKITDAFKSGKGVGWNRRSECLFCGTARFFRTGYMHHLVQEWLPALEGVVDKLKRGAKVADVGCGHGISTRLMAEAFPNSRFYGFDYHEGSIAAARKAATEAKLGDRVSFAVHSAKNYPAEGYDLVCFFDCLHDMGDPVGAISHVRETMAKDGTCMLVEPFAGDRLEDNLNPVGRVYYAASTMICTPASLDQEVGLALGAQAGEARLRKVASEGGLSRFRRAAETPFNLILEARI